From the Equus przewalskii isolate Varuska chromosome 19, EquPr2, whole genome shotgun sequence genome, one window contains:
- the MDC1 gene encoding mediator of DNA damage checkpoint protein 1 isoform X5, protein MMMEDTQAINWEVEEEEETERPSESLGCSLAPVGRLRIFSSAHGPEKDFPLYLGKNVVGRMPDCSVALPFPSISKQHAVIEILAWGKAPILQDSGSLNGTQILRPPKVLSPGVSHRLRDQELILFADLLCQYHRLDAPLPFVSRGPLTVEETPKVQGGTHPRGLLLAEDSEEEVDPLSERHVVKEPRTSSSSLATVVPESDEEGPSPAPGGPGPPFAFNLDSDTDEEESQQPATGEAFSAAMTDATVETEPPKAITTEIQLEKDQCSVEERDTATKVKRDARNEVVPVGVILERTQPAEEDSDTDVDDESRPPGRPAEVHLESAQPSGFIDSDTDVEEEGIPTTPAVVPMKKRQVFHGDDAKSPGAPGLANLQESPAGSDTDVEEGEALLTVPLERSQASMVIDSNTDDEEEVSAALTLARLKESRTLTWHRDTDVEEDKAQPVVLLEQSQTSARRDSDTDVEEEGPPVEKRGTVPKDCTDKAHSEKSQPPLGDSDIEMEEDKSSPAVHLERSEASATVDVNTQVKEEVLPGPAVTPLEKHQVPVAWTNQTDVEADRGPAKQPMVCLEEAQPPPVGDCEITSLNASAVTDVRKSQFPTGGDAGTEWAVAVLEQERAPEAGAQGGSPVALVEQGLLPVSRENLTDLVVDTGTPGEPTQPRREGAQTPKEGKREPRMDGTKDSADARDDSEDLDLQATQCFVEKEGQSLEAVQSTEDEPTQAFLLSPPQEPGPSRCSFQAEEKNAILSQTYGATSLASFLKRLPRELLYEGALDELWEVLATQPYCPRESEASETQPVAAHLEAHGSCPSPPRATPGEQHPESPVHAEPLGIQGRGMHTVEKDMGTPGETADRVNPERGPLERATKKPPPEGERKDVMGEEELTWGLRDSQQKQVLARDTQRQESDKKVTSASPESGMESLKVEIETAREIQEKEREKQTLAREIFEREAEKLVPGRVCEVGGLEVKVSKVIQERGPEAGEPERGTQDQEGQASSPTPEPRVGAGGLQALASAVVASGSQSGGGRGVPVSPRRQERDHLNCKMPPAEKASRGDQESPEACLPPAVTEASAPLQNPLMSQSQKHPTPQPLPSLELPIPRARQNGSQGAPEIPPSELEPLHPKPKVRPRGSSRMLPSPMSSIAPESHPTTPTDQPVSPEPTSRATRSRTYRSSEMTPAPVVPTAPELQSSTSKDQPVTAKLTSRATRGRTHRSSVKSPEPVVPTAPELQPSTSKDQPVTPEPTSRGRTHRSSVKAPEQVVPTAPELQPSTSKDQSVIPTPTSRATRGRTHRSSVKTPEPVVPTAPEFQPPTPTDQPVTLELISRATRGRTHRASVKTPEPVVPTAPELQPPTSKDQSGILTPTSRATRGRTHRFSVKSPEPIVPIAPELQPSTPTDQSVASEPTSGTTQGRTHRSSVKTPELVVPTGPEFQPSTSINQLVTPKPTSQPRTHRSSVKTPEPIVPTTSELQPSTPTDQPVTPKPTSRATRGRKHRSVNTSEPIVPTAPELQPSTPTDKPVTRKPTSRATRGRTHRSSVKTPEPIVPTAPELQPSTPTDKPVTCKPTSRATRGRKHRSSVKTPKPIVPTASQLQPSTPTDQSVTPESTTQDIRGRKHRSSVKTPQPMEPTAPGHEPPSHTDQPVTPEAIAPASQSRTLRTSIISAVPVPTTPEFRSPVPTDQPIPPETIPQANCSRRPRATRKQGSPTAPIVHEPCSAPPEPNSRNQRRRAVRAAESLTTIPEPAFAQLPEAPTHAPHIEKVEAAGTSGFTPEPQRKASQSHKRPLATLDLPPLQKRLQRGKVSQKTAFLQEEEDDPTERPGKKEVVVMPGPGKRKRDQAEEEGILSRSLRRTKPNQESTAPKVLFTGVVDVRGERAVLALGGSLASSVAEASHLVTDRIRRTVKFLCALGRGIPILSLDWLHQSRKAGCFLPPDEYVVTDPEQEENFGFSLRDALSRARERRLLEGYEIHVTPGVQPPPLQMGEIISCCGGTVLPSMPRSYKPQRVVITCSQDFPRCAIPSRVGLPILSPEFLLTGVLKQEAKPEAFVLSALEMSST, encoded by the exons ATG ATGATGGAGGACACCCAGGCTATTAACTGGGAGgttgaagaagaggaggagacagagagacccAGTGAATCCTTGGGGTGTAGCTTGGCGCCCGTAGGGCGACTGCGTATCTTCAGTAGTGCCCATGGACCAGAAAAAG ATTTCCCACTCTACCTCGGGAAGAATGTGGTAGGCCGAATGCCTGATTGCTCTGTGGCCCTGCCCTTTCCATCCATCTCCAAACAACATGCAGTGATTGAAATCCTGGCCTGGGGCAAGGCACCTATCCTCCAGGATTCTGGGAGCCTCAATGGGACTCAAATCCTGAGGCCTCCTAAGGTCCTGAGCCCTGGGGTGAGTCATCGTCTGAGAGACCAGGAGTTAATTCTCTTTGCTGACTTGCTCTGCCAGTACCATCGCCTGGATGCCCCCCTGCCCTTTGTCTCTCGGGGCCCTCTAACTGTAGAGGAGACACCCAAGGTACAGGGAGGAACTCATCCCCGGGGGCTCCTGTTGGCTGAGGACTCAGAGGAGGAAGTAG ATCCTCTTTCTGAAAGGCATGTGGTGAAAGAACCAAGGACCTCATCTTCTTCTTTGGCAACAGTAGTTCCAGAGAG TGATGAAGAGGGGCCTTCCCCTGCCCCAGGTGGCCCTGGGCCACCTTTTGCCTTCAACTTGGACAGTGacacagatgaggaagaaagTCAGCAACCAGCAACAGGGGAGGCCTTCTCAGCTGCCATGACAGATGCCACTGTAGAGACAGAACCGCCTAAAGCCATCACAACTGAAATCCAGCTTGAAAAGGATCAGTGTTCAGTGGAGGAAAGGGACACTGCCACAAAAGTCAAGAGGGATGCAAGGAATGAAGTGGTTCCAGTTGGAGTGATTCTGGAGAGGACCCAACCTGCTGAGGAGGACAGTGACACAGATGTGGATGATGAGAGCAGGCCTCCAGGAAGGCCAGCCGAAGTCCATTTGGAAAGTGCCCAGCCTTCTGGCTTCATAGACAGTGATACTGATGTGGAAGAAGAGGGGATCCCCACGACCCCAGCTGTAGTTCCTATGAAGAAGAGGCAAGTCTTCCATGGAGATGATGCAAAGAGTCCTGGGGCACCTGGCTTGGCGAATCTGCAGGAGAGCCCAGCTGGTAGTGATACAGATGTGGAGGAGGGCGAGGCCCTACTAACGGTCCCTCTGGAGAGAAGCCAAGCCTCCATGGTGATCGATAGCAATACAGATGATGAGGAAGAAGTCTCAGCAGCACTCACTTTGGCACGTCTGAAAGAGAGCCGAACCCTTACCTGGCACAGAGATACAGATGTGGAAGAGGACAAGGCCCAACCTGTGGTCCTTCTGGAGCAAAGCCAAACCTCCGCCAGGAGAGACAGTGACACagatgtggaggaggaggggccccCAGTGGAAAAGAGAGGAACTGTCCCCAAGGATTGCACAGACAAAGCACATTCAGAAAAGAGCCAGCCTCCTCTTGGGGATAGTGATATAGAGATGGAGGAAGATAAGAGCTCACCTGCAGTCCACCTGGAGAGAAGTGAAGCCTCTGCCACAGTGGACGTCAACACACAAGTGAAGGAGGAAGTCCTACCAGGGCCAGCTGTTACACCTCTGGAGAAGCATCAGGTGCCTGTGGCATGGACAAATCAAACAGATGTGGAAGCAGACAGGGGCCCAGCAAAGCAGCCTATGGTGTGTCTAGAGGAAGCCCAGCCTCCTCCAGTTGGGGACTGTGAGATCACATCCTTAAATGCCTCAGCAGTGACAGATGTAAGAAAGAGCCAGTTTCCCACAGGAGGGGATGCTGGGACGGAATGGGCTGTGGCTGTTCTTGAGCAGGAGAGAGCTCCTGAGGCGGGGGCCCAGGGTGGGTCACCTGTGGCACTAGTGGAGCAGGGCCTTCTCCCTGTCTCAAGGGAAAACCTAACAGATCTGGTGGTGGACACAGGCACTCCAGGGGAACCCACCCAGCCACGGAGAGAGGGAGCCCAGACCcccaaagaagggaagagagaaccaCGTATGGATGGGACCAAGGACTCTGCAGATGCCCGTGATG ATTCTGAAGATCTAGACCTACAGGCTACCCAGTGCTTTGTGGAGAAAGAGGGTCAGAGCCTGGAAG CAGTCCAGAGCACGGAGGATGAACCTACCCAGGCCTTCCTGTTAAGTCCACCCCAAGAGCCTGGCCCTTCCCGTTGCAGCTTCCAGGCCGAAG aaaaaaatgccATATTAAGTCAGACCTATGGAGCAACTAGTCTAGCATCGTTTTTAAAGAGGCTACCGAGAGAGCTTTTATATGAAG GTGCCCTGGATGAGCTGTGGGAGGTCTTGGCTACACAGCCATACTGTCCAAGAGAATCTGAGGCCTCTGAGACCCAGCCCGTTGCCGCCCACCTTGAGGCCCATGGATCTTGCCCCTCACCACCTAGGGCAACACCAGGAGAACAACATCCAGAGAGCCCAGTTCATGCAGAGCCACTGGGGATTCAAGGAAGAGGGATGCACACTGTGGAGAAAGACATGGGTACACCAGGAGAAACAGCAGACAGGGTGAACCCTGAGAGAGGACCATTGGAGAGGGCAACCAAGAAACCGCcaccagaaggagagagaaaagatgtgaTGGGAGAGGAAGAATTAACTTGGGGGCTACGGGACAGTCAACAAAAACAGGTGTTAGCTAGAGACACTCAGAGACAAGAGTCTGACAAAAAGGTGACAAGTGCAAGTCCCGAAAGTGGTATGGAGAGTTTGAAGGTAGAAATTGAGACAGCCAGGGAaatacaagagaaagagagagaaaagcagactcttgcaagagaaatatttgaaagagaagcagagaaattaGTACCAGGGAGAGTGTGTGAGGTAGGTGGGTTAGAGGTCAAGGTATCCAAAGTGATACAGGagagaggccctgaggcaggggagCCAGAGAGAGGGACCCAGGACCAGGAAGGGCAGGCCTCCAGTCCAACACCAGAGCCtcgggtgggggctgggggccttCAGGCACTCGCTTCAGCTGTGGTAGCTTCTGGGAGCCAATCAGGTGGAGGAAGGGGCGTCCCAGTGAgtcccaggaggcaggagagag ACCACTTGAATTGCAAGATGCCACCTGCTGAGAAGGCTTCTAGG GGTGATCAGGAATCCCCAGAGGCTTGTCTGCCTCCTGCAGTGACTGAAGCCTCAGCCCCGCTCCAAAACCCCCTCATGTCTCAGAGCCAAAAACATCCTACACCTCAGCCTCTGCCTTCCTTAGAGCTGCCCATTCCCAGGGCCAGGCAAAATGGGAGTCAGGGAGCCCCAGAGATTCCTCCCTCAGAGCTGGAGCCTCTGCATCCAAAACCCAAAGTCAGGCCCCGGGGGTCCTCCAGGATGTTACCCTCTCCAATGTCTTCTATAGCCCCTGAGTCCCACCCTACCACCCCCACAGACCAGCCTGTCAGCCCTGAGCCCACATCTCGGGCCACTCGGAGCAGAACATACAGGTCTTCTGAAATGACCCCTGCACCAGTTGTCCCCACAGCACCTGAGCTGCAATCTTCCACCTCTAAAGACCAGCCTGTCACCGCTAAGCTCACATCTCGGGCCACTCGGGGAAGGACACATAGGTCCTCTGTCAAGTCCCCTGAACCAGTTGTCCCCACAGCCCCTGAGCTCCAGCCTTCCACCTCTAAAGACCAGCCTGTCACTCCTGAGCCCACATCTCGGGGCAGGACACATAGATCTTCTGTCAAGGCCCCTGAGCAAGTTGTCCCTACAGCTCCTGAGCTGCAACCTTCCACCTCCAAAGACCAGTCTGTCATCCCCACACCCACATCCCGGGCCACTCGGGGCAGGACACATAGGTCCTCTGTCAAGACCCCTGAACCAGTTGTCCCCACAGCCCCTGAGTTCCAGCCTCCTACCCCCACAGACCAACCTGTCACCCTTGAGCTCATATCTCGGGCCACTCGGGGCAGAACACACAGAGCCTCTGTGAAGACTCCTGAACCAGTTGTCCCCACAGCTCCTGAGCTGCAGCCTCCCACCTCCAAAGACCAGTCTGGCATCTTAACACCCACATCTCGGGCCACTCGGGGCAGAACACATAGGTTCTCTGTCAAGTCCCCTGAACCAATTGTCCCCATAGCCCCTGAGCTTCAGCCTTCTACCCCCACAGACCAATCTGTCGCTAGTGAGCCCACATCTGGCACCACTCAGGGCAGGACACATAGGTCTTCTGTCAAGACCCCTGAACTAGTTGTACCCACAGGTCCTGAGTTCCAGCCTTCCACTTCCATAAACCAACTTGTCACCCCCAAACCCACATCTCAGCCAAGGACACATAGGTCTTCTGTCAAGACCCCCGAACCAATTGTTCCCACAACCTCAGAGCTCCAGCCTTCCACCCCCACAGACCAACCTGTCACCCCCAAACCCACATCCCGGGCCACTCGGGGCAGAAAACATAGGTCTGTCAACACCTCTGAACCGATTGTCCCCACAGCCCCTGAGCTCCAGCCTTCCACCCCCACAGACAAACCTGTCACCCGCAAGCCCACATCTCGGGCCACTCGGGGCAGAACACATAGGTCTTCTGTCAAGACACCCGAACCAATTGTCCCCACAGCCCCTGAGCTCCAGCCTTCTACCCCCACAGACAAACCTGTCACCTGCAAACCCACATCTCGGGCCACTCGGGGCAGAAAACATAGGTCTTCTGTCAAGACCCCCAAACCAATTGTCCCCACAGCCTCACAGCTCCAGCCTTCCACCCCGACAGACCAATCTGTTACCCCTGAGTCCACAACGCAGGACATTCGGGGCAGAAAACATAGGTCCTCTGTCAAGACTCCCCAACCAATGGAACCCACAGCCCCTGGCCATGAACCTCCCAGCCATACAGACCAGCCTGTCACCCCTGAAGCCATAGCTCCGGCTAGTCAGAGCAGGACACTAAGGACTTCTATAATAAGTGCTGTGCCAGTTCCTACCACCCCTGAATTCCGGTCTCCTGTCCCCACAGACCAGCCTATTCCCCCTGAGACCATCCCTCAAGCCAATTGCAGCAGGAGGCCAAGGGCCACTAGGAAGCAGGGGTCCCCCACAGCTCCCATTGTCCATGAACCCTGCTCTGCACCCCCTGAACCTAACTCGAGGAACCAAAGACGAAGAGCAGTGAGAGCAGCTGAGTCCCTTACAACCATTCCTGAGCCTGCCTTTGCCCAGCTTCCTGAGGCGCCCACTCATGCTCCCCACATCGAAAAGGTAGAGGCAGCAGGTACATCTGGGTTCACCCCAGAGCCCCAGCGTAAGGCCTCTCAAAGCCACAAGAGGCCTTTAGCTACCCTGGATTTACCCCCACTTCAAAAACGGCTCCAAAGAGGGAAAGTCTCCCAGAAGACAGCGTTcctccaggaagaggaagatgatcCCACAGAGAGACCAGGGAAGAAAGAG GTTGTAGTGATGCCAggaccaggcaagagaaagagagaccaagCAGAAGAAGAGGGAATACTGAGCCGCAGCCTCCGAAGAACCAAACCTAACCAAGAGTCCACAGCCCCcaaa GTGCTCTTCACAGGAGTGGTGGATGTTCGAGGAGAGCGGGCAGTACTGGCCCTGGGGGGAAGTCTGGCCAGCTCAGTGGCAGAGGCTTCCCACCTGGTGACTGATCGAATCCGCCGGACGGTCAAGTTCCTGTGTGCCCTGGGGCGGGGGATCCCCATCCTCTCCCTGGACTGGCTGCACCAG TCCCGCAAAGCTGGTTGCTTCTTGCCACCGGATGAATACGTGGTGACCGATCCTGAGCAGGAAGAGAACTTTGGCTTCAGCCTTCGGGATGCTCTGAGCCGAGCTCGGGAGCGAAGGCTGCTGGAG gGCTATGAGATTCATGTGACCCCTGGAGTCCAGCCACCTCCACTTCAGATGGGAGAGATCATCAGCTGCTGTGGAGGCACTGTCCTACCCAGCATGCCCCGGTCCTATAAG CCTCAGAGAGTTGTGATCACATGCTCCCAGGACTTCCCCCGATGCGCCATTCCATCTCGGGTCGGGCTGCCCATCCTCTCACCTGAGTTCCTGCTGACAGGAGTGCTGAAGCAGGAAGCCAAGCCAGAGGCCTTCGTCCTCTCCGCTTTGGAAATGTCATCCACCTGA